The following are encoded in a window of Neochlamydia sp. AcF84 genomic DNA:
- a CDS encoding F-box-like domain-containing protein — translation MMHLSPTQSNKDMVVYKFLSLNKLFTTKAKTNIKHLPEELIIRIFSFLSPQEVIHAQSVCQNWEKIGNKTELWDRLYCRDFKSKMGEKKTKQDYIGRYRLKKYQIFVKTKKIDFSYSFLPISFLPLVNKRENASRFKLTD, via the coding sequence TCACCTACACAATCTAACAAAGATATGGTTGTATATAAATTTTTATCTCTAAACAAACTATTTACTACCAAAGCAAAGACTAACATTAAACATCTTCCAGAAGAGTTGATAATACGGATCTTCTCTTTTTTGTCTCCCCAAGAGGTTATCCACGCTCAAAGCGTATGCCAGAATTGGGAGAAAATAGGAAACAAAACTGAATTATGGGACCGCCTTTACTGTCGAGATTTTAAAAGTAAAATGGGTGAAAAAAAAACAAAGCAAGATTACATCGGTCGCTATAGACTCAAAAAATATCAAATCTTTGTTAAAACAAAAAAGATTGACTTTTCTTATAGCTTTTTACCAATAAGTTTTTTGCCTCTTGTCAATAAAAGAGAAAATGCATCCAGATTTAAGCTGACTGATTGA